Within Spinacia oleracea cultivar Varoflay chromosome 4, BTI_SOV_V1, whole genome shotgun sequence, the genomic segment AAAAAGAATTGGTAAAGCAACAAAAAATTAGTTTATCTGAATATTACAAAAATTGCATGAAGTAAATTccaattaaaaccctaaaaacaTCAATCCATAAAACCCTAAAATTGCATGGGGTTAACAGGTGGAATGAAATACTAAACCCTACAACACTAAACCAAACCAAACTTTGGGCTTTGAGAACATGGGTCGCTCTAATGAAATGGGCCAACTACTGAATTCTACTAAAACGAAAATGAATATTTCAGAAAGACATAAAAATGAAACGCATCAAAACaacatttttaatttatttttaattaaaacttttacttttgtggaaaagaaaaatataaggaaaaaaaataaaacacttaatttattttaatattattttaaattaaaatatccGTTTaccagaaaagaaaaacaaaaggcctcaaaacaaaatatttaatttattttaaattataattttcgttTTTAGCAGAAAAacatttaatttttacttaCCGGACTGTAGTAGTTTACTAATTGGTTGCTTGGTGCTCATTACGAGGCGTATTTGTATGTGTGTGTTTTGGGAGAAGAGAGGAGACTTTTTACATGCTCTAGAACATTCATGAAACGTCAAACGAATCTACAGTTAAGTTTTAATTACTAATATGCACGCatcgcatcgcgtgcatataagactttTAACAGATACAAACAATTAGACACCGATAATAGTAACACCAAATTAGACAAACCCCCAATAATGGTTTAATTCTCAATTTCTCAAATTTAACAGACGAAACCCCAACAATGATTAAATTCTCAAAttctcaaaccccaacaaatTCTCAAATTAACAGATAAAAAAATTTGACGAACCCCAATAATGGTTAAATTAAcgttaaattcaagaaacatacaaATAATTGTACTCTTGGAATAGTAACAACAAATCTCaccaaattaaaacaaagttATATTAAAACAGAACCTGACCATCGTCCATCACCTCGCCTCGCCATCGCCTCGCCCCGCGCCTCGCCATCGCTTCTCCACCGCCTCGCCAGCGCCACGCCAGCGACCTTACCCTCCACATTGATACGACATGCAAACcaaaaaatgcaaacaaaaaaatcagttagttaatcaacaattaatcGCTAAATTAAATCCTAAATACCCATTCCAATCAGAAAAAAAACTTGCGCGTAATTTACATAAAACCCTTAATCTGAGTTGAATTAGTTAAATTAGCGATTTTTGGCCCAGCATCTTACATAAAACCCTTAATCTGAGTTGAATTAGTTAAATTAGAAAAGATGGGAGAGGGTAAGGCGAGAGATTAACCTTATATTTCTTGATCTGAGTATTTTCGCAATATGTTGATCGGAATTTGAAAGGATAGGCATTTGAGCGCATATTTTCACCAAATTTGAGGTTTATCGCCATTCTTTAAGGAGAGAAAGGAAGGAGATCTGATAAACGATGAGAGAGGAAGGAGATCTGATAAAcgatgagagagaaaggaaggagACAAATGAAAATAGGTTCCACATAAAAGAGGAACGGCGGATAACAACAAACATCAGATAGGGTTTACGTTCTTAAGTATAGAAAGGATTGGGCTTTGAGAATAAAATGGGCTTTAGCTTTACTAAAACGAAAAAAACGGAACCAAATGGCGAGAGGAGTATCATCTAAAGTTATTATAAGAATATTAAtacgaaaattaaaaaaaaaaaaacacaaattatgTTTGATTATCTAAAATTGACTTTCATTTTAGTGGAAAAGCATAGAATAAAAAAcattcaaataaaatatttaatttaatttaaatataaactttccTTTAAGTAAAACAGAAAAGCGAaaggaaacaaaataaaatattcaatttattttaaaattatacgTTCGTTTtagcaaaaaaggaaaaaaaatgcatcaaaataaaatatttaatttatcaaTATATATATTGCAACAAAATTACAATACAAACAACTTATAGTAACCAAATTAATGTGTAGTTTTAGAGTTTCATAATGGACGAGAACGGAGATCAATGTATGCAAGATCAAAGGTCGATATGGAGGGATAAAAAAAGACAACAGAGAAAATCACTCACTCCAGAACAAAGAGATCGTCAAAATGCAAAAAGGCGACTCAGCTATGCATGTGAAAACCAATCAGATGTTATAGGTATTCCTGAAAGCCAACCTCAAACTCCAAGTTCAGAAGGGCCTGTGATTGTTACCAATACTCCCAACACTTTGGGAGTTAGAAGGGCTATGGCAGACATCACAAATCGTGCCCATAATGTCACGACTGGATATGAAAGGCGTGAAAGTAAGAAATCTGAACATAATCAATTCATTTTAAGTATGTAAACATGACAACTTACCTAACCAATCAAAAACATGATTTGATAATGCAGTGCAACCTATTGATGAACTTCGTTTACTCGATACTCGGGCAAATCTAGAAAATCGGTTTTTTAGTGTCGGTGAAAGTAGCGCAACCACTGTGACCATCCCAGACCCAACATCAAACTCAAGCGGCATGCCCAATCGATTCTTTTGTGTTGGCGAGAGCAGTACAACCAATGCACGTATACCATACCCTACTTCAGACGATGGGGAATTGCCGCGCTTTGTTGAGGCGGAAAATGAAATACGCATGCCTGGCATATTATTCAATGTCGGTGAAAGTCGTGCAATCGACACCAACAACATATCAAACCCCATTTCTGATGATATAAGGGTCTGGAAAGTAGGGAGAACTGGTTATAAAAATTGTGCAAGAAATTACCAAGAGAGTCAAGGGGTTCCTATATTCAGTTTGCCACCCATGAAAACATGTCCGCATTGCCAAGCACGACTTTTCCATTGTGAATCTCCTGAACTATGTTGCTTAAGTGGGAAGGTCAACTTACCTGATTTTCCATTATCCTCTGATATGCTTGATTATATTCTGATCAATCGGAATATGGGTCTCATTTTAGGCAAAACATCCGTAAGTACAACCACGTCTTTTCATTCACTTCAATGGGAGTTCATTTAGATGACGAACTAGCAAATGCACGTCAAGGCGTTTACACATTCCGTGCACAAGGTTCAATTTACCATCGTATTGGAGGTTTCTTACCTTTGAACGAAGGAGATCGTCCTCGATTTCTTCAACTCTACATTTATGATACTGAGCATGAAAATGAAAATCGTGCAGCAGAGAATTCATCATTACGCCTCGATGTCATCGACAGAATCAAGAATATTTTGAATGCTCACAATCCTTTTGTCCATAATCTCCGCCATCTTGCTCAGCGTAGTGACTTAAGTGATTGCAAATTTGTCATCAAAGAGCAACCTACAAATAAACATCAATACTCGATGCCGACAGCTTCGCAAGTAGCAGCAGTTGTCGTTGGAGGTGATGACATTTCCAACTTGAAGGATAGGGACATCATGGTAGAGTCAGTAACTGGGCAACTAAGTTATATCAAAGACACTGCCGGTTATTATGACCCACTGCAGTATCCTCTACTGTTCCCTTATGGTTCTTACGGCTGGGATTTAAACAGTCGAAGTTCCACTGGTAAAAAGTTGACGTGCCGGTAATTCTATGCATACATGTTTCAGGTGCATATTTCTAATAACTCTTTTTTAAGCCTTATCCTAAAAATCATATACTTAGACCTTTATGACCAAAACAAGTATTTTGTGTTATAGATGCGGCAACATCTTGATTCTCTAATCTTAAGAGGCGGTCGTCTACTGCAACAATTTGTTGTCGATAACTGTGTGAAAATGCAAGCCAATAATTTGAGGTGGATTGCACTCAACCAAGATAAGATACGTGCTGATTTGTACAAGGGTTTAGAGGATTCTTTACATGCTGGAGAGCATAACACAGGTCCATATTGATTTAAGTTAATCGATTATACTCAATAATTCATacattgtttcacatgcaataaAGTTTGTCTATATAATGTCTATTTGCAGAAAATGTTGGACGACGGACCATACTACCGTCTTCATTAGTTGGAAGTCCAAGAGATATGCACCAGAGGTATCAAGATGCCATGGCATTGGTTCATAAGTTCGGCAAGCCCGATATATTTCTTACAATGACATGCAATCCATCTTGGCCAGAGATACAATCAGAATTGTTGGCCGGACAAGTTCCAAACGATCGTCCAGATCTGCTGACACGGGTTTTTCATGCTAAACTTGAAGAGTTGAAAAAGGATGTTCTAGAAAGGGGCGTCCTCGGAACGGTTGTTGCTTATGTATATGTGATTGAATTCCAAAAGAGGGGTCTTCCACATGTTCATATGTTATTAATTCTTGATCAAAATGACAAGCTAACCACTCCGGATGACTTTGATAAGATTGTGAGAGCAGTGATTCCTGATGAACAACAAGAACCAAAATTGTATAAGGCAGTTCTTAAACACATGATTCATGGCCCATGTGGTGTTCTCAACCACAAATCCCCGTGTATGAAACAAGGAAGTTGTAAGAAAGGATTCCCTAAGGAATTCTCCAATGATACAAAGCAAGGCAATGACTCATATCCTCTTTACCGTCGTCCACAAGATCGTCCAGCAGTACCGTTGCGTGAGAATTCACGAGTTCGTGTAGATAATCGGTGGGTAGTCCCATATAATCCATTTTTGCTCTTAAAGTACGATTGTCACATCAATATTGAGATATGCAGCAGCATCAAGTGTGTCAAATATCTGTATAAGTACATCCATAAGGGTTCAGATAGAGTTTCAATGGAAGTTCATAACGGAGATGAGATTGCACAATATGTCGATGCACGGTGGATTTGTGCACCCGAAGCTATGTGGAAACTTTACAAATTCCCCATGACTAGAATCTGTCCTGCCGTAGATCGTTTGCAGGTTCATTTGCCAAACATGCATCAAGTGAGGTTCGAAGGGAACCAGCAAATCTCAAGCGTGTTAGCGAACCCAAGAAACTCTAAGACGATGCTCACTGAATTTTTCAAGATGAATTCAGTCGATCCAAATGCAAGGAAATATCTTTATCGAGAATTTCCTGAGCATTACAGATGGTTAACGAGTTCACGTGAATGGCAGAAGAGAAAAAGTACACAACGAGTTATGGGTCGATTGTATGTAGCTTCACCATTGGAAGGAGAACGATTTTATTTGAGAATGTTACTCAATCATGTGAGGGAGCGTACATCGTTCGAACATTTAAGAACGATCAATGGCGTCACACACCCTACATTCAGGGCTGCAGCTGAAGCCCTCGGTCTAATCGAAAATGACGAAAGCATTCGTCAATGTCTTTTAGAAGCATGTTCAGTACGAATGCCATCTGCATTACGTCGGTTATTTGCAACCATATTGGTATACTATCAACCAACTGGATTACGAGCACTCTGGGATGAGTTTTTCCCTTACATGGTTGAGGATTATCCAGCCTCAAACACAACAAGTAATTCTGTTTTCCTCACTAACAAACTTTTGCAAGACATAGATAGGTTATTAAGTTCACTTAGAAAAAGGATTTCTGACTACACGGAGTTGCCAAGCTTACCTGAATGTACTGATTACATTGACGAGCTTCCTTCTATCATGGAAGAGTACTTTTCTGTTCCGGTTCCAGATGAGGATTTGGCATGCGTTGGCACTCTCAATAGTGACCAACAAGTTGCATACGACACAATAATGAATGCTGTCATTTCAAAGGCTGGCTGTTCTTTCTTCGTCGATGGTCCTGGGGGAACCGGAAAAACATTTTTATACAGAGCCCTTCTTGCTACTGTAAAGAGTACAGGCGAAATAGCTATCCCCACTGCAACATCTGGAATTGCAGCAACGTTGTTGCACCAGGGAAGAACATCACATTCGACTTTTCAGCTTCCACTTAATCCAGACAGCTCATCAACTTGCTCATTTACCAAACGTTCTAAAACTGCAATTCTCCTAAAAAATTCTGCCATTATCGTATGGGATGAGGCCCCAATGACACACAGATATCAATTTGAAGCTGTTGATCGATCACTCAAGGATTTAATGGGGAATGACTTGCCGTTTGGGGGAAAAATTATTGTGTTCGGTGGTGATTTCAGACAGGTTTTACCGGTGGTTCGAAACGGAACTAGAGCTCAAATGATTGACGCATCTTTTGTCAGGTCCCCTATGTGGAGACATATTCGTATTTTGCGTTTGAGAGAAAATATGagatcaattgatgataacggCTTTGCTAATTTCTTACTCTCTGTTGGGAACGGTAATGAACCTACTGTTTCAGATCAGATGATAAGGTTACCAACTGCCATGATTATACCAACAGTGGCAGATAGTTCGATCGAGGCTTTGATCGACCAAATCTTTCCAAGTTTAAGTGAGCACGTTGGTGATGGAAATTTTATAGTTGAAAGGGCGATCATCACACCCCTGAACGAAGACGCTGATAGAATAAATAATAAGGTTGTCGAAAAGTTTCTCGGAGAAGGAAAAACGTATTATTCGTTTGATTCTGTTCCTGAAGATAAGAGAAATTTGTaccaacaagagtttttgaATTCGATTTCTGCGTCGGGATTGCCTCCCCATGCTCTCACCCTGAAACCTGGGGTACCCTTAATGCTTTTGAGAAATATTGATCCTAAACATGGTCTTTGCAATGGAACACGGTTGCTTTGCCATTCATTAAAGGACAATTTTATTGATGCTGAGATATTAACCGGACATTCTAGGGGGAACATAGTGTTTTTGCCAAGAATTCCCTTGAAAACTGCTGAAGATATTAAATTGCCATTCGAGATGGTCAGAAAGCAATTTCCTGTGAAGTTGAGTTTTGCCTTGACTATCAACAAGTCTCAGGGACAAACTATTCCACATGTTGGGATATACCTCCCCGATCATGTATTTAGCCACGGCCAGCTATATGTGGCATTATCACGAGGAATTTCAGAGAACACGACAAAGATCGTGGTAGaaaagggaaaggttcaaggTTGTGAAGGCATATTCACTAAAAATATTGTGTACAAAGAAGTTTTGTTGTCTTATGATTAGAGATACGGAATTAAAGTATTGTTTTTTATTTCCCAGTTTTATAATAAACGTTATTGTACTCACATTGAGTagtttttataataataattgcTTTATGATATAACTACAGACGAATTGAGAGATGTGAATTTTATATATCGGAGTAATTAAATGTATTCATGTACATAGCTTTCTTTTCATGTGATATACCTATTCATACATTGTGaatttcagtttatgtaattctAATTTTGAACTGAACTAACTTTACAGGATGACAGAGTACCATTATCCAACTTTTGAGCATTTATATCCTAGCGGGGTACAACGATATGATGTACGAGCCCGACTGATTCGCAATTATGATATTTTCAACTACAACCATAAAGGAAAAACCAAGGAAACATGGAAAATGCTTTTTGTCGATGTTGAGGTAAATGACCTTATGCTTCATTTAAATTTTCATTGAATCTGAACTATATCATAACTTTGCATGTGTTTCCTTTTGTAGGGTGAGGGCATACAGTGCAATATTTTCGGCCCCGCGATTGAAAAGTTTGTAGGACGGTTTCAAGAGGGATTCATTTATATACTCCTTGTTGTACAAGTGATATTTGCTGAAGGGAAAAACAAAATTGTCCCCAATTGGAAACAGATGATCATTAAAGAAGAAACAAATGTGATACGTGAAGAGGAGGATGACATTTCCATACCTTCATTCCACTATAATTTGGTTCAGTTGAACCGATTAAGTTGTCACATCGACTGTACCGATAGAGTTTATGGTACTTTTGTTTGCCTTTTTTCAATATTCAGTTATCATGCatatgtcgtttattaattgaaaCATTGATGATGTTTTAGATGCAATGGGATTGGTCCTATACGTTTCACCAGTTGAGAATATTGGTGTGGATTCAGTCAAGCGAGACGTAGCAATAATGGATACAACGTAAGTCCGCTAAATTATTATAATGTTAATTACTTATCGAATTTACCTGTATTTCGAatattttgtcttaatattgttTTCATTTCTACTTGCAGCTGTACTGTTATTAAATTAACACTTTGGAATGATTTTGTGCACGTTCTTGATGAAAATCTTAATCATGTTGACATTTGTCCTATCATTGTAGCATGTGGTCTGCATGTCAAGAGCTTCTATGGTACATCAtccaaattaaattattttgtagATGCTGTCTTTGTAATATGTAGTTTAAAGTATAATATCCACCTGTGATAATATTTCTAATTGATAAATACAAACAGGTACATATCTTTCCACGGGATACCACACTAGGGTTTATGTTAACCCGGTTAATGAAAAAACAACATCCTTATCTACATGGTATGTACAATTTCGCCAAATACATGTACAACATAACCTTAAGTATTATGCTCATAACTTTTTTCACGTATAGGTATAAATCGGAAAAACTGGCAAATATAAGGAGAGATTGGTTTCGTTCGTCGACTTTTTCGTTAAAGTCTTCGATTGACATTTCTAACACTCCCCGTATCCGATTATCTCAATTCTCTAGCGTGAGAAAGGTATCGTTTTTAACCTTGAAGTTTAAGTGTTGTCAACAAAATACGATATTATGTACTTAATTGTCTaactttgctttttttttttggtaggtTCAATACTGTCGAGTTGCTGCATATGCATGTCGCGTTGATAGTGTTGATAACATCATATATGAGGCATGCAATCGTTGTCTAAAAAAGGTTGTCATTTTTCAAGGACTACAAAAATGTCAATCCTGCAATCTCACCAACACTGTAACTATCCCAAGGTAATTATCTAAATCTTTTTTATACTTAAACACATATTATATAGTGATTTTTATCTATATtaataaattgatttaatttcgTTTTATAGGTTGCTTCTTCGACTTACCATATTTGATAAAAGTGGTAATTTGAAAGTCACAATATTATACGATCTTGCACAACACCTCTTAGGTTGTTTAGCTACTGA encodes:
- the LOC110780336 gene encoding replication protein A 70 kDa DNA-binding subunit B-like gives rise to the protein MTEYHYPTFEHLYPSGVQRYDVRARLIRNYDIFNYNHKGKTKETWKMLFVDVEGEGIQCNIFGPAIEKFVGRFQEGFIYILLVVQVIFAEGKNKIVPNWKQMIIKEETNVIREEEDDISIPSFHYNLVQLNRLSCHIDCTDRVYDAMGLVLYVSPVENIGVDSVKRDVAIMDTTCTVIKLTLWNDFVHVLDENLNHVDICPIIVACGLHVKSFYGTYLSTGYHTRVYVNPVNEKTTSLSTWYKSEKLANIRRDWFRSSTFSLKSSIDISNTPRIRLSQFSSVRKVQYCRVAAYACRVDSVDNIIYEACNRCLKKVVIFQGLQKCQSCNLTNTVTIPRLLLRLTIFDKSGNLKVTILYDLAQHLLGCLATEIKSVLQQPNGRNRVMEKVFACFGNKAFSWVLHPPIEAFNPEHSYTVGYVLHIDWAEECMWLNKYIASKKRK
- the LOC130472124 gene encoding uncharacterized protein; translated protein: MRQHLDSLILRGGRLLQQFVVDNCVKMQANNLRWIALNQDKIRADLYKGLEDSLHAGEHNTENVGRRTILPSSLVGSPRDMHQRYQDAMALVHKFGKPDIFLTMTCNPSWPEIQSELLAGQVPNDRPDLLTRVFHAKLEELKKDVLERGVLGTVVAYVYVIEFQKRGLPHVHMLLILDQNDKLTTPDDFDKIVRAVIPDEQQEPKLYKAVLKHMIHGPCGVLNHKSPCMKQGSCKKGFPKEFSNDTKQGNDSYPLYRRPQDRPAVPLRENSRVRVDNRWVVPYNPFLLLKYDCHINIEICSSIKCVKYLYKYIHKGSDRVSMEVHNGDEIAQYVDARWICAPEAMWKLYKFPMTRICPAVDRLQVHLPNMHQVRFEGNQQISSVLANPRNSKTMLTEFFKMNSVDPNARKYLYREFPEHYRWLTSSREWQKRKSTQRVMGRLYVASPLEGERFYLRMLLNHVRERTSFEHLRTINGVTHPTFRAAAEALGLIENDESIRQCLLEACSVRMPSALRRLFATILVYYQPTGLRALWDEFFPYMVEDYPASNTTSNSVFLTNKLLQDIDRLLSSLRKRISDYTELPSLPECTDYIDELPSIMEEYFSVPVPDEDLACVGTLNSDQQVAYDTIMNAVISKAGCSFFVDGPGGTGKTFLYRALLATVKSTGEIAIPTATSGIAATLLHQGRTSHSTFQLPLNPDSSSTCSFTKRSKTAILLKNSAIIVWDEAPMTHRYQFEAVDRSLKDLMGNDLPFGGKIIVFGGDFRQVLPVVRNGTRAQMIDASFVRSPMWRHIRILRLRENMRSIDDNGFANFLLSVGNGNEPTVSDQMIRLPTAMIIPTVADSSIEALIDQIFPSLSEHVGDGNFIVERAIITPLNEDADRINNKVVEKFLGEGKTYYSFDSVPEDKRNLYQQEFLNSISASGLPPHALTLKPGVPLMLLRNIDPKHGLCNGTRLLCHSLKDNFIDAEILTGHSRGNIVFLPRIPLKTAEDIKLPFEMVRKQFPVKLSFALTINKSQGQTIPHVGIYLPDHVFSHGQLYVALSRGISENTTKIVVEKGKVQGCEGIFTKNIVYKEVLLSYD